GAAGAGAAAAAGCAACGGCAGCCGGCCTATCGGACAAGATTACATTCGAACAGCAAGATTGTACCGACCTTACCTACGAAGCAAATTCGTTTGATGCCGTGACAGCCGCCTTCGGAGTACGAAACTTTGAAAACATAGAACAAGGAATCCGGGAAATGCACCGCATACTAAAACCCGGAGGCCATATTATGATCCTCGAACTTTCTACTCCTGAAAAATTCCCTATGAAACAACTGTACCGGATGTATTCGAGCACTGTCATTCCTTTTATCGGCAAATATCTTTCCAAAGAAAAAGCAGCGTATAAATATCTTCCGGAGTCTGTCAAAGTGGTTCCCCAAGGAAAAGTTATGACCGACTTATTAACCCACTGCGGATTTAAACAAGCCCGGTTCAAAACATTCACTTTCGGAATCTGTTCGTTATACACTGGAATTAAAGAATAACAATATTTTATGCAAAAGTACGGCTTAATAGGATATCCGCTAGGACATTCTTTCTCGAAAGACTACTTTAACCAGAAATTCGAATCGGAAAAGATCGATGCGGAATATGTAAATTTTTCGATTCCTGAGATCAAAGAGTTCAAAAATGTCCTGAAAGAAAACCCCGATTTGTGCGGGCTGAATGTTACATTACCTTATAAAACACAAGTAATGCAATATCTGGACGAGATAGATGAAGATGCAAAACAAATCGGAGCAGTAAACGTAATTAAATTCACAAAAGGCCTTTTCGGTAAATTAAAACTGAAAGGGTATAACACGGATGTAATCGGTTTTAAACGTTCTATTGAACCTCTACTCGATAAGAATCACACAAAAGCCCTGATTTTAGGAACCGGAGGAGCCTCGAAAGCG
The genomic region above belongs to Parabacteroides pacaensis and contains:
- the ubiE gene encoding bifunctional demethylmenaquinone methyltransferase/2-methoxy-6-polyprenyl-1,4-benzoquinol methylase UbiE, which gives rise to MKYQSEKVLPYNGEEKKSKQISRMFDSIAHTYDTLNHTLSFGFDKGWRRKGVSFLKPFAPKKILDIATGTGDLALLMCRLLQPEQVVGADISEGMMKIGREKATAAGLSDKITFEQQDCTDLTYEANSFDAVTAAFGVRNFENIEQGIREMHRILKPGGHIMILELSTPEKFPMKQLYRMYSSTVIPFIGKYLSKEKAAYKYLPESVKVVPQGKVMTDLLTHCGFKQARFKTFTFGICSLYTGIKE
- a CDS encoding shikimate dehydrogenase family protein; protein product: MQKYGLIGYPLGHSFSKDYFNQKFESEKIDAEYVNFSIPEIKEFKNVLKENPDLCGLNVTLPYKTQVMQYLDEIDEDAKQIGAVNVIKFTKGLFGKLKLKGYNTDVIGFKRSIEPLLDKNHTKALILGTGGASKAVFHGLKQLGIEATFVSRHPADGVITYADITPAILKEYKIIVNTTPLGMFPNINECPDIPYDQLTPTHLLYDLLYNPDETLFMKKGKQKGATVKNGLEMLLLQAFAGWEIWNK